Part of the Lates calcarifer isolate ASB-BC8 linkage group LG6, TLL_Latcal_v3, whole genome shotgun sequence genome, AGGAAATGGCTGTCTGAAAAGCTTCTCTTTCACaatgtaaatgtcaaagtatttttcagtttattcttcttcttcttcttcttctcaagTCATTCTAATTTCTTCACACTAATGCTGCTCACACTGAAGAACCTACCATCAGATAACATATTATTTCATTACAATATGTTTTAGTATTCCAAAGAGCATTTATTGCTGGCTTGTTTTGatataactttatttataccCACTTAAGTCTTTCAAATGCTCTTGATCATTGGTCAGGAAAAGACACTTTTCCGCTGAGAGTAATCTGTTTGGCCATTACAGTCATTTATACAATACCCAATAGTCACTGTAAAGGTCATGTTGCCACTCTTATATTATCATAACCAGTAATGGACTCAATTTATCAGCAAGAAAATGGAGTGCAACAAAAAAGGGACATTTTACCCGCAACATAATTCAAGTAGAACGGCACTCAGCAGAGTGCATACTTCTGCCAAAGCCAAACAATCCAACAAATGTATGTCTAGCTCTTATACTAGAAAAAATATCAAGATCCACACATCATTTCCTGAGAAACTGATGAAAACGCTGAAAAATGGCATATCTCGCAATATTaaggaaaaagagcaaaaaattCCTGGATCCTCCTCTTTAACAGGAAAATTCAGTGGGTTCTTCCCTGGGCCATGCCCCAATactccaccaagtttggtgaAAATCAGTTCTGTACTTTTtgcataatcctgctgacaCTGGTGAAAACATTACCTCCTTGGGGGAGGTAACAAAAATTCTTTATCATCCAACTGCCAATAATCAGAAGCCTGGAGCATACGCggctttttgttttaaactatTCAACTGACATTATCTGTATATGTTACAGctatttttcagtaaaataagCTACATATGAACACATGGAACGATTGCTAATGAAGATGAACGGTACAGTTGTGCTGGGATAGGAGAATGAAAACATCTGGCAAATCATAATTTATAAGTTATACCATGTCTCTTGTATTGCAGGTTATCGAGCAAACAAGGCGTCAAATCAATCAGTTCCGAAAAGGCTTGAAAGAGACAGGACTGTGGCCTCTTCTCATTCACAGAAGAGATGTAATCCCACTCCTGTTTCCCAGGGAATCAGAGGCACAGGTCACACCTCAGGTACTGAAGCCAAGGCATATGTAACAGTGGTCTAATGCTGTATACACACAGGTTCATAAACAGTAACTGCTAAGGAGTTCAGATTCATTCCCTTGCAACAGTAAATTGCACCACTATCAGACACTCAGAAGACCATAGATTATGTTGAATACAGCTGTAGTTCCATGTGATTTCAGATGGTCTTGGGCTGCATCATATGGCCTTCATTTGTAACAGTCTTCTGTGAGAGCTACAACATAGAAGATGAAGATGAGTCAGATGTAACAGATGTATGTCGGGTGTCTGGCTACTTGAAAACATTTATTGAAAACGGTATGTGTGACTATTTTCACTGTGATATTCTTTAGCTAGTGTAGCATGAATGCCCAGCAGATTCTGTGTTGTCTGACCAGCTGCTATTTTAACACAGCGTCTCCAGCTGAGCTAAAGAGCCTCATAAAGTTCTGGATAGGGTGGGAGGTGCCAGCCACAGAGATGAAGGTGGAAGTAGTAGAGGCAACATTTCCCACCGCCTCAACGTGTTTTGAGAAGCTGAGGCTGCCGAGGCATTATACAGCATACAGGACATTTCACCAagatttgtgtgcatgcatatcAACCAGTTACAGCGGTTTTGGCTGTGTCTGAAGTGGAATAATGTTCTGTaagtgtatgtgaatgtgtggtTCTTGTATAATATGTATAATAAACCCATCGTTACTTTCACTTGGCTTTTTCTCTTGCTTCCTTAACACATTCCACATTTCTTATTGTGACTCTTGATTTTCAATTCAATTAGTTATGACTTACAGGCCATATTTACATGAGACTGACTACCTATAGGGCGGCAGCTAATAATTCtatcaattattaattaatctgctgattttttttaaatcaattagTTAGAAATACCCAGTTTCTTCCCAATTTTTTCTTCGTCCAACCAAATGTGCTCacaatgataataaataaataaataaaacaaagaaaaacagcaaatcctcacattggaTGAGCTggaaaaagatttattttatatatatatatatatatatatatatatatatatatatattttttttttttttttttttttttttttttttttaagtagtaAATGTGCTGGTgtcacagatacacaaacaagaATCACTGTTTTTCAGCCTTCTGGTTTTATCCTGGTGTTCAGTACCCACAATGACCACATGATGGTAGCAGAGATCAATTATTGTAGAGCTCACTGTCTATCATCCACTCTGTCTGTATAAGCGAGCAGCTCCACTGTCCATTTCTATTAATGCCTTCTCATCCATTAAGCATATTTGAGTGACCTTTAACAGCAAGTCTCAAAAGGTCATGTAAGGTCATGGTAATAAAGCACAATGGCTGGAATTAATTTGACACTACGTCCTACTTACTAAGTATGAGGGAAAGCAACTGATTTACTATTTAACTCCTCAAGCTGATTAATTGTTAAAGGTTGAACTCTACACAGGGGTAAAGGGATGAATTTACTGGCTTAAAAGAACAAACatggaagagaagaaagaaaataccaATGGTTAAACAAAATCTCAACACGACACGGTGCAGTTATGCTAACCCACAGCAGGCAATTTCATGATTGGCAGGGTGCTTTAAGAGACACACTATAAAACCGCTTTAGCAAAGTGGAGCTCAACCACTTTAGCAGGGCTGACTGCTTGTTAATTGTCCTGTAAATCTCTCTAAAAGCTCTAAGGTCAGGCCTTGTGCATGATTTCAAGGAGCCTGCAACTAAGGAGAAAAAGTTACAGACAAAAGTACAGCACGTCTTTGTTCTACTTGTAGCACTACACATAGTTTATCttcctttttgttgtttctaGCTCTATTTCTTTTTAGGCAACAGTATTTAAACTGTGCAAGACAATACACAGCTTTTCAGTCCAAGTCCCCTCCccattcacactctctctccctctctctctctctctctctctctctctcatttggtCGGTCAGTCAGTGAGAAACTCTCTGTTCCTCAACACGAAGTTAAGTTTGCAGACTggaacagcaacaacagaggCTCCTCCCTTTTCAGCACATCTGGATCGGTGGAAGAGCGGAGAGGCACATAGCTGCAGTCTAACTGAGTCCATTTATAACAGTGGGCTCACCAGGACAAAGTCACACATTTGGATACCTTTCTCTTGCAGACTAAAAGCGCGACTCCTCCACCACAACTGTGGCCAGCTGGTTTCCCTGAACACACTCTGGCACTGCATTAACGCTACTCGTATCGAGGAGTCAAACTTCAACCTGTCTATCATCGTAGACTGACAGCACCTAACTAACCACAGGtgagtaatgtaaaaatattacaGACTGCTTAAGCTTCCTGCTTTCTGCTTCCTTCTTTCTATATTCAATTTCCCAATCTTTCTGCTGATGCAGTATGGGAAAAACACTCTGCCACAATGTAAATTTACCTTTCATTAAGCTCTGGAGCAAGTCAGGCCAGATGATACTTCTTCTGTTTAAAGAGCAATTATGTATTAAAGTCTACAAAGGTATCACATGCTAGTTTGGCTAGGAACCTGCCAAGTTAAACAGTGACTCTATGTGTTAGAATCTACAGTAAAAACCTAAAACAGCACACAAAGATCTTTATGTGTAAAGGCTGAAAGAGAATACTGGACAAGTTGTACTGAAATTAACCTAAGCCTAAAATCACACAAATGTCACATGCAGTCACATCTACCTCATGAACGGACTTCCTGATTTGCTCCGAGTTTACACTCCTTACCTCTGCTTCGCTTCTGTCTTAAGCATTCTTGTACCATTGTCTGTATCTCTACGTGCCTAAACTTGCAGCACCACCATTAAATTGTACCAGATTCACCCTCAAGATAATTGAGCAAATGCCTGGAGTATTAGCACAGCAATCATAAACCTCATCAAAAAAGTGCCCTAGTTTTAGATCAGAGATATGGCTTTAATACCCTTTCAGTATGTCGAGTGAGAATACTCTTTTATCATCTTCTCTCACTTCTCTATGCGTTTACCTTTGTGGTCAGACTGACAGCTATCAGTCTGGTCAGTCGTGACAAGTCAGTGAAGCCCTTATGTGTACAATTCTAAATACACTTCTGCCCTTTTTCCTTAGATATTCTTCATAATTTTTTCTCACCTTCTGCTCTATGTACTTCATCCTGAAGCTGGGAGCTAGGAGTTGGTCATTTTCACATCCTGACACTCAGCTCCTGTCCAAACTCCTAccttcttctcctgctcctcactGATGGCCTTGCCTCCAAAACTGCtgtaaaatgacatgaaaataatcagaatgTTAGTTGAGGTTTCTGACTCACCACTTCAACTCACATTTTCCTAGTTGAGCCACTGGAAAGCTCTAAAATGATATTTTTCTATCTGGCACAAAAACATTCCttacatttctgcttttgttgGCACTCAGTCGTGTTTCCAGGAGTGTAGAATATACAAACTGCGAGCCTTTACAACTGAAATCCTGAAAATGCCCATTGGCGTCTGAGTGGCTAATATTATGAATTGTCTCCAGAATGAGCATTACATTAATAATCAAGGCCTTTTGCTTTACTCCATGTTTCACATCTGcttcttctgcttctctttcactAAAGTTTACCAGTTCAACTTCAATTTCTGTCACTTTAACTGACCCTAGACACAGAGCTACTTTTCAACAAAAAGAACATAGCAATTATTGCACTTTTTTGTATTTGCCTTTCATTGATTAGCTTGCCTTGATAGCAGCACTTTTACACAGTATGTCatagacaataataataaaaataatttaatacatAAGAATTCTGATAAATGTATATGTTAAGCTCTTTTATTTCAGCATAAATAATTTAGATGTAACACTGATATATTTATACTGAATGATTTGCACGGTATGATATTCTCCTAAAATCCCAGTCACATCCCAGAAAATATTCTGAGCATTACTTGTTGCACTCATAATTCCTGTATCTCTTTTAAGATTTCACTGTCTGGCCTTTGAATAACCCTCAGAAATAGACTGAAACAGTTAATGACAGAATGGCACATTGCAGTAACAGCCAGACACAAACCACTCCACCTATTACTTCACTCTGATTTACTATCATACCATGACCTCATTTTCACATTAAGTACCATTATGGCAAAGAAGTTATGTTTAATGTTGGGGTGTTGTATTTACttttgaagaaagaaagaggaacaaTTAGTTATGGGCAGATTTCTCAGGGTGAGTAACAGGATCAtatgctgtactgtatgttctgacttgctaaaacaaaaacatagaaaaacagGAAGCGAGTCCAAGGGTGATAGGAAATGGCCTAACTTATTCATACTGTGCACTGACAGCTAAGCTCCTCCCATTggtcaataaaaaaagaagctgaCCCAGGTAGAGTTGCAGCTTCTTCCTCAGCATATTTCCTTCCGAATAAAGCAAAAGTGAAATCAAGATCGAGAGttcaagacagacagacaggcagggagTAGGTGTTGTGAGTCAGGGGCAGGGAGGTGGGAGGGTTTACACAGTCAGGAATGTGGATACAGGAGAATGGACAGGGAGGGTCATGATGGGAAAAACATTGGGTTGGAACAGGCAGAACGCCAAGGTCTTTCACATCACACCAACTTTAAGCCTCTCcagaaagtgacattttcatattatttcCACAATGGTTGTCTCAAGAGCAGTTTCCATCTCTTGCCCtttcacaaaaacatctttttttcccccactgctGGCTTAATGGAGCTTTACAGAAGCCACAGAGAACTGGCAGGAGTGAAATTACAATCTCTGGGCCTGGCTCAACACAGTCATAATTACAGGCAACCAAATATGGATGTTTAGACGGATTTCTTAGAACAAAAACTcctgtgaatgtgtttgcttGCGGGTCATGTAAAATTTATTAGTTTGTTGattcatttgcttttttatttaagGCCTAGTTGCACATGTAAATTACTGGCAATAAAGTGGGTTATGCCCTGGAAGAATATATAAAGACTTTGCACTTTTAGATCAAAGCCACTCCCTAGTATTTCACTTTTCCCTCACTAAAAAAAACTCTGCATTAGGCATATCTCTTTGGGTGCTTATCTTTATAGACAGCCTCTGTACAAATAAAGAGTTGAAAAGTCTTATACACACCAGACTaaccacagtgtgtttgtgtgtatttctatgATCTTGTTTCATACATTACAAAAGGATGCCATTAGGGGGAGGAAACAAGTGTGGCCGCTGTCAGAAGGCAGTTTACTTTGCAGAGGAGGTACTCTGTGACGGGCGGAGCTTCCACAGGTCCTGCTTCCTGTGCAGTGAGTAAACTCTTTGCTGCTTCCTGTGATTGTCAATGTTTAAACCACTGAGCTGCTGTCACTTGTTGAGAGTAATACTAACCTAATGTGGACCGTTGCTCATATAATCTCAAAGAAACATTTATACATAGGAGAAAGCAATAGCACACCAGGAAAAAAGCACACTAGGAGAAGCATGGCTGCATTGCATCCTGGTCTAAAACTCCtggtattttcatttatttaattactgTATTAGTAAGTCTTGTAAGAGACTTTGCTGTTATTATGTtagatcaaaaaaaaaaagtttccaacAAGAGGTATTACAGTTGAGCTGCTAATTATTATATGTACCCTGTATGTGACAGTTAAATATGAGAACAACAAAAGTGTACCAGCAAAATGAGATAATTtacctgaaaaaataaacatactttgcctgtggattaaaaaaatctaatgtaaCTACATGAATATAAGAAATTCAAATgattaaaagaagaaagaagaaaaaaacaaagtttcttGTTCTCCTCGACTTGAAAAATATGTCGGTTCATGGAGTTCAGAGTGGAGTTATTTGTGTTCCTGTTTCGTAATCGAATATTCCTGTGATGGAATTTAGATGAGAatgtgctgctgtaacagcaCTGTTCCATAAAAGGAAACAGTTAGGagcatattttaaaaacagtgtgcTCAGAAACATGTGCACAAGTATGCAAAACAATAATATatggatgtgtgtctgtgtagtgGTGTGTCACAAGAGCTTGGACAGCACAACTGTTGCTGTTCATATGGATGAAATCTACTGCAAGGCATGCTACGGCAAGAAGTATGGACCAAAGGGCTACGGTTATGGCCAGGGAGCAGGGACCCTCAGCATGGACAAGGGAGAGTCTCTGGGTATAACACATGACGAGTGAgtaacacacaagcacacacatgcttcTTGCTGTATTTTTAAGGCCCTTTATCCACATTTTTGCCCTCTTTCTTCCATCAGACCTGGTCCTCACCAACCCACCACCAACCCAAATCCATCCAAGCTGGCTCAGAAATTTGGAGGATCAGACAAGTGCCCTCGCTGTGGCAAGGCTGTCTATGCTGCTGAGAAAGTGATTGGAGCTGGAAgtgtaagaaagaaaaaacatacacatgcacacacaagcatgctaaaacactcacattttaaaacagatctgttttttttttttttcccatttacaGGCATG contains:
- the csrp1a gene encoding cysteine and glycine-rich protein 1a, producing MPLGGGNKCGRCQKAVYFAEEVLCDGRSFHRSCFLCMVCHKSLDSTTVAVHMDEIYCKACYGKKYGPKGYGYGQGAGTLSMDKGESLGITHDEPGPHQPTTNPNPSKLAQKFGGSDKCPRCGKAVYAAEKVIGAGSAWHKVGCFTCATCGKSLESTTLADKDGEIYCKGCYGKNFGPKGFGYGIGAGALAHTQ